The Aethina tumida isolate Nest 87 chromosome 6, icAetTumi1.1, whole genome shotgun sequence genome has a segment encoding these proteins:
- the LOC126265859 gene encoding ATP-dependent RNA helicase vasa-like: MSEDWDDDPPSEFHPVEGGTRFTGPASSVGRGRGFGRDVDSRHKPNNINNTWGENQQEGAIGDRGDNKWESGDNNNGNKENIDWGSSGRGNRRGHSYSRGGGNRFNNDETWVENGEEGSKGRRGDDMWESGDNNNKGNIGNVERNSNGTDRRGRGRGFDRDVDSRHKFNTNSNKGWRENDQEGERGEREDDNWESGDNYKRNRDTTEWGSSDRGTGNRRDRGYSRGGGNRFNNDEPWVENGEEGARGSTGDRNNQTRSSSGVDDSWGGRSDGAWGEDDKGRRRRDVGDSNRRGRTDNDTNDAGPEKPREIYVPLERVGEDDLFTTTITSGVNFIKLTDVEVNVSGQNVPRPIASFEASQLRQLLCDNVKKSGYTTPTPIQKHAIPIIANGRDLLGCAQTGSGKTAAFLLPIINKLMEDQSPPITENGTAHPIVVIISPTRELAIQIYEQARKFAYHTIVKVLMCYGGTSVFHQTSQVSRGCHILVTTPGRLIDFLSRNTVSFASCNCFVLDEADRMLDMGFISAVEQMLGHETMPATGVRQTLMFSATFPEEVQVLAGKFLYNYIFVAVGIVGSASSDVEQYFHMVSKYNKREMLIEMLQKSKGKEKTIVFVETKRNTDFLASLLSESDIQSTSIHGDRLQREREQALWDFKKGTRNILVATAVAARGLDIEGIQHVINYDLPKSIDEYVHRIGRTGRVGNCGKATSFYDPDVDSGLAGPLTKILEQAGITVPEFLRKAGYGGGSSDAFSGRDVRGNDYGTDVKAAFDPCADEWFKFLKSLFRPLHSGH, encoded by the exons ATGAGCGAGGACTGGGATGACGACCCGCCTTCAGAGTTTCATCCAGTTGAAGGTGGCACTAGGTTTACTGGACCAGCTTCTTCAG tTGGAAGAGGACGAGGATTTGGTCGAGATGTTGACAGTCGTCACAAACCCAACAACATTAACAATACATGGGGAGAAAATCAGCAAGAAGGCGCAATAGGCGATAGAGGAG ACAACAAGTGGGAAAGTGGCGACAACAATAATGGAAACAAGGAAAACATTGATTGGGGAAGCAGTGGCAGaggaa ACCGAAGAGGCCATAGTTATAGTCGAGGTGGTGGCAacagatttaataatgatgaaaCGTGGGTTGAAAATGGCGAGGAAGGCTCAAAAGGCAGAAGAGGag ATGACATGTGGGAAAGTGgcgacaataataataaaggaaaTATAGGAAATGTTGAAAGGAATAGCAACGGTACAGACAGAAGAG gAAGAGGACGAGGTTTTGATCGAGATGTTGACAGTCGtcacaaatttaatacaaacagTAACAAAGGATGGAGAGAAAATGACCAAGAAGGCGAAAGAGGCGAAAGAGAAG atGACAACTGGGAAAGTGGTGACAACTATAAGAGAAACAGGGATACCACTGAATGGGGAAGCAGTGACAGAGGCACaggaa ACCGAAGGGACCGTGGTTATAGTCGAGGCGGTGGCAacagatttaataatgatgaaCCGTGGGTTGAAAATGGCGAGGAAGGCGCAAGAGGCAGTACAGGag atCGCAACAATCAAACCCGAAGTAGCAGCGGAGTGGACGACAGCTGGGGTGGAAGAAGCGACGGTGCTTGGGGTGAAGATGATAAGGGAAGGCGTCGCCGCGACGTGGGCGACTCCAACAGAAGAGGTCGCACTGATAATGACACAAATGATGCCGGTCCGGAGAAACCACGGGAGATTTATGTGCCCCTGGAACGGGTCGGAGAGGATGATCTCTTCACAACCACCATCACTTCGG gtgtgaattttattaaactgactGACGTCGAAGTAAATGTGTCGGGACAGAACGTGCCCAGGCCGATTGCTTCATTTGAAGCATCCCAACTTAGACAACTGTTATGTGATAACGTGAAAAAGTCTGGTTACACCACACCAACGCCTATACAAAAACATGCAATACCCATTATTGCAAACGGGAGAGACTTGTTGGGCTGTGCCCAAACTGGCTCAGGAAAAACCGCCGCGTTTCTACTTcccataattaacaaattaatggaAGATCAGTCTCCACCTATCACTGAAAATGGCACAGCACATCCCATTGTGGTGATTATCTCTCCGACCAGAGAACTTGCCATACAAATTTACGAACAAGCCCGAAAATTTGCTTACCACACAATTGTTAAGGTTTTAATGTGCTATGGCGGCACATCAGTTTTTCATCAGACTAGTCAAGTTTCTCGAGGTTGCCACATTTTGGTGACAACTCCTGGTCGTCTGATTGATTTTCTTTCGCGTAACACTGTCTCATTTGCTTCTTGCAATTGTTTTGTTCTGGATGAGGCGGATCGCATGCTAGATATGGGATTTATATCAGCAGTTGAGCAGATGCTTGGCCACGAGACTATGCCAGCTACG GGTGTAAGACAGACGTTGATGTTTTCCGCTACGTTTCCTGAAGAGGTTCAAGTTTTGGCGggcaaatttttatacaattatatatttgtggcTGTTGGCATCGTGGGGAGCGCCTCAAGTGATGTGGAACAGTACTTCCACATGGTATCAAAGTACAACAAGAGAGAAATGTTGATAGAAATGCTTCAAAAAT CCAAAGGCAAAGAAAAAACCATCGTATTTGTGGAAACGAAGCGCAACACAGACTTCCTAGCCAGCTTGTTAAGCGAAAGCGACATACAGTCGACCAGCATCCACGGTGACCGACTTCAACGAGAGCGCGAGCAGGCCTTGTGGGACTTCAAAAAGGgcacaagaaatattttagttgcGACCGCCGTTGCGGCCCGAGGTCTCGACATCGAAGGTATCCAGCACGTGATAAATTACGACTTGCCGAAGAGCATAGACGAATATGTTCACCGCATCGGTAGGACGGGCCGTGTAGGGAACTGCGGCAAAGCCACCAGTTTCTACGATCCGGACGTCGATTCAGGCCTGGCCGGGCCACTGACGAAGATTCTGGAACAGGCCGGGATCACCGTTCCGGAGTTTCTGCGCAAGGCCGGATATGGCGGCGGATCGTCGGATGCCTTTAGCGGCAGGGATGTCAGAGGCAACGATTATGGTACTGACGTTAAAGCTGCATTTGATCCATGTGCCGATGAATg GTTTAAGTTCCTGAAATCGCTCTTCCGGCCTCTGCATTCAGGACATTGA